A single window of Nasonia vitripennis strain AsymCx chromosome 4, Nvit_psr_1.1, whole genome shotgun sequence DNA harbors:
- the LOC100119213 gene encoding NF-kappa-B inhibitor cactus, with translation MWSQEKSAAQTRKIESQISGQADSGFQSLADSCTASMRACSENAECELSETFIRTLSLKHANINNLDMGKSQHKSEPIVNANRLDCPWNEIDSDMLRNSYEFFYKQDSNGDTQLHTSITMNHVEASLWLINLAPHPCLLDIINDESHTALHLAVMIREPQIVRRLVLAGANTTVRTRGGNTPLHMACSHGDLDCARALTEPITKSEMNWTAGKPQFSPANLNMRNYTGKTCLHIAASRGHVEMVDHLLRVGADVNVQEGLGGKTALHLAIENGHRQVVHFLVRERRSCLEAVTYGGETPYQIALDVDRQLAEELLRFGASPVLRSDDSSSDSSSSSSMSEDDSDDCL, from the exons ATGTGGAGTCAGGAAAAATCGGCAGCGCAGACCAGGAAAATCGAGAGCCAGATAAGCGGCCAGGCAGACTCGGGTTTTCAGTCGCTCGCCGACAGTTGCACAGCATCCATGAGGGCCTGCAGCGAGAACGCCGAGTGCGAGCTCAGCGAGACCTTCATTCGCACTTTAAGTTTAAAGCACGCGAACATCAACAACTTGGATATGGGCAAGTCGCAGCACAAATCCGAGCCGATCGTCAACGCGAATCGGCTCGACTGTCCGTGGAACGAGATAGACAGCGACATGCTCCGGAACTCCTACGAGTTCTTCTACAAACAGGACAGCAACGGTGACAC GCAACTGCACACCTCGATCACGATGAACCACGTAGAAGCCTCGCTCTGGCTGATAAACCTCGCGCCTCATCCGTGTCTCCTCGACATAATCAACGACGAGTCTCACACGGCCTTGCACTTGGCCGTGATGATCCGCGAGCCGCAGATCGTGCGCCGACTAGTCCTCGCCGGCGCCAATACGACTGTGCGTACCCGCGGTGGAAACACGCCCCTTCACATGGCCTGCTCTCACGGCGACCTCGACTGTGCCAGGGCACTCACGGAACCGATAACCAAATCCGAGATGAACTGGACCGCCGGCAAGCCGCAATTCTCGCCCGCGAACCTCAACATGCGCAACTATACAG GCAAAACGTGCTTGCACATCGCAGCGTCTCGAGGACACGTGGAGATGGTGGATCACCTGCTCCGAGTTGGAGCCGACGTCAACGTGCAGGAAGGTCTGGGCGGAAAGACAGCGCTGCATCTGGCGATAGAGAACGGACACCGACAGGTCGTGCACTTTCTGGTTCGGGAACGACGCTCGTGCCTCGAGGCCGTCACCTACGGCGGCGAGACGCCTTATCAGATAGCGCTCGACGTCGACCGACAGCTCGCCGAGGAACTGTTGCGTTTCGGAGCTTCGCCCGTTCTCCGGTCGgacgacagcagcagcgacagtagcagcagcagtagcatgTCCGAGGACGACTCCGACGACTGCCTCTGA